In Triticum aestivum cultivar Chinese Spring chromosome 5B, IWGSC CS RefSeq v2.1, whole genome shotgun sequence, the following proteins share a genomic window:
- the LOC123112206 gene encoding uncharacterized protein isoform X2 codes for MGSPSPAPPPPPPKWIMLRRVPQVCHDLYADFSVTLAEPPRPTELVVSPHLAPDGVSADCFPLVHAADPSGILLVSATYDRCSMAPPSADKQAGDYTTNYFAWHAAIDYTHRLPPHEDSVKHTGNVGLVVDKYNFMVAELLPAGDGDRASLLCYWSYDREWVKKTLPFPLKCPWSSARTFSHQGKLWWLDLSQGLLCCDPFAKETELLFVPFPDDIDTHTRGRDVGNRRCVNLSNGALWLAEMTYHRRALFVKMWKLGTQGQWTPDYTVKFADIWADRSYKETGIPKKKPALVAINPDDPEVLYFSLEGNLLQVNMCAKRVELCVAFRRPTTDLKIDQGSSQFILTWNLPTSIVSSSGRKQEERSSRDSAFDMIADSFTNACASVLDDMEFNQLAMTAIEYLNQSRKEEKVKFRLSERLCQCYFDEEEASTSHRKQYIHMNFYVHTESERLPQLVFAEFVEANRNDDCSWDLLSCKTITKNSPGTFYFLSIVVLILD; via the exons ATGGGATCGCCgtctccggcgccgccgccgccgccgcccaagtggATTATGCTGCGCCGCGTTCCGCAAGTGTGCCATGATCTCTACGCTGACTTCTCCGTCACGCTCGCCGAGCCCCCGCGCCCCACCGAGCTCGTCGTATCCCCGCATCTCGCCCCCGATGGCGTCTCCGCCGACTGTTTCCCTTTGGTCCACGCCGCCGATCCGTCCGGAATCCTCCTCGTCTCCGCCACCTACGACCGCTGCTCCATGGCCCCTCCCTCCGCCGACAAGCAGGCGGGGGATTACACGACCAACTACTTCGCCTGGCATGCCGCCATCGACTACACCCACCGCCTCCCGCCACATGAGGACTCTGTAAAGCACACCGGCAACGTCGGCCTCGTCGTCGACAAGTACAATTTCATGGTCGCCGAGCTCCTGCCcgccggcgacggcgaccgcgCCAGTCTACTCTGCTATTGGTCATATGATCGTGAATGGGTGAAGAAAACTCTCCCCTTTCCCCTCAAATGCCCTTGGTCTAGTGCCCGTACCTTCTCGCACCAAGGGAAGCTCTGGTGGTTGGATCTTTCGCAAGGTCTTCTCTGCTGCGATCCTTTTGCTAAAGAGACGGAGCTCCTCTTCGTGCCATTCCCTGATGATATAGATACACACACTCGAGGCAGAGATGTCGGCAACCGTCGCTGCGTAAATCTGAGCAATGGTGCGCTGTGGTTAGCGGAGATGACTTACCACCGCCGTGCGCTGTTCGTTAAGATGTGGAAGCTGGGCACTCAAGGGCAATGGACTCCCGATTACACAGTTAAGTTTGCGGATATCTGGGCTGACAGGAGCTACAAGGAAACTGGAATACCGAAGAAGAAGCCGGCATTGGTAGCCATCAACCCTGATGATCCCGAGGTGCTTTACTTCTCTTTGGAGGGTAATCTCCTCCAAGTTAACATGTGTGCCAAAAGAGTTGAGCTGTGTGTGGCTTTCAGGCGCCCTACCACAGATTTGAAAATAGACCAGGGGTCCTCGCAGTTTATTCTCACTTGGAATCTTCCGACATCGATAGTTTCATCATCAG GACGAAAGCAAGAAGAGCGGTCATCGAGGGATTCAGCTTTTGATATGATTGCAGATTCGTTCACCAATGCATGCGCTAGTGTGCTTGATGATATGGAATTTAATCAGCTGGCTATGACTGCAATTGAATACCTTAACCAGAGCCGAAAGGAAGAG AAGGTCAAGTTCAGATTGTCTGAGCGTCTCTGCCAATGTTATTTTGACGAGGAGGAGGCTAGTACTTCCCACAGAAAGCAATATATCCATATGAACTTCTATGTTCACACGGAGTCTGAAAGGCTTCCGCAGCTTGTGTTTGCGGAGTTTGTCGAAGCTAATAGGAACGATGATTGTTCCTGGGATTTGTTGTCATGCAAAACTATAACCAAGAACAGTCCTGGTACATTTTATTTCCTCTCAATAGTTGTTCTAATTTTGGATTAA
- the LOC123112208 gene encoding uncharacterized protein — MNRLAAAEPRRSARLQSKRARDASPPAGRSVKLVTDAETSGVKPAGESETEEGGACDAGAEFTGRQLLFLTPDERISRWRRLYKKRANMSLVFYHKSHPDRYEFTHVRLNDVFDFIEGYFAYLHMNFKARNVATGSEQIFFSELMAEMDSNDNASNGYYRVSACDIVDGNSAGKLLFFLSAGFDAITLFFILFPETLEYALFL, encoded by the exons ATGAATCGGCTGGCAGCGGCAGAACCGCGCAGGAGCGCCCGACTGCAGTCCAAGCGTGCCCGCGATGCGTCCCCGCCGGCGGGCCGTTCCGT CAAACTTGTAACTGATGCGGAAACATCAGGAGTCAAACCTGCTGGAGAGAGCGAAACAGAGGAAGGCGGTGCATGTGATGCCGGAGCAGAGTTTACTGGCCGTCAGCTACTCTTTTTGACACCAGATGAACGGATATCCCGTTGGAGGCGTCTATACAAGAAGAGAGCCAACATGTCCTTGGTTTTCTATCATAAGAGTCACCCT GATCGCTACGAGTTTACACACGTGCGCTTGAACGATGTTTTTGATTTCATCGAGGGCTACTTCGCCTATTTGCACATGAACTTCAAGGCAAGGAACGTCGCCACAGGGTCAGAGCAAATCTTCTTTTCCGAGTTGATGGCAGAAATGGATAGTAACGACAATGCCTCCAATGGATATTATCGCGTCAGTGCATGCGACATTGTTGATGGTAACTCTGCTGGTAAGCTCCTTTTCTTTTTATCCGCAGGCTTTGATGCCATcacattattttttattttatttccagaAACTCTGGAATATGCATTGTTCTTGTAA
- the LOC123112209 gene encoding uncharacterized protein isoform X1: MGSPSPAPPPPPPKWIMLRRVPQVCHDLYADFSVTLAEPPRPTELVVSPHLAPDGVSADCFPLVHAADPSGILLVSATYDRCSMAPPSADKQAGDYTTNYFAWHAAIDYTHRLPPHEDSVKHTGNVGVVVDKYNFMVAELLPAGDGDRASLLCYWSYDREWVKKTLPFPLKCPWSSARTFSHQGKLWWLDLSQGLLCCDPFAKETELLFVPFPDDIDTHTRGRDVGNRRCVNLSNGALWLAEMTYHRRALFVKMWKLGTQGQWTPDYTVKFADIWADRSYKETGIPKKKPALVAINPDDPEVLYFSLEGNLLQVNMCAKRVELCVAFRRPTTDLKIDQGSSQFILTWNLPTSIVSSSVGRKQEERSSRDSAFDMIADSFTNACASVLDDMEFNQLAMTAIEYLNQSRKEEKVKFRLSERLCQCYFDEEEASTSHRKQYIHMNFYVHTESERLPQLVFAEFVEANRNDDCSWDLLSCKTITKNSPGTWRTTK, translated from the exons ATGGGATCGCCgtctccggcgccgccgccgccgccgcccaagtggATTATGCTGCGCCGCGTTCCGCAAGTGTGCCATGATCTCTACGCTGACTTCTCCGTCACGCTCGCCGAGCCCCCGCGCCCCACCGAGCTCGTCGTATCCCCGCATCTCGCCCCCGATGGCGTCTCCGCCGACTGTTTCCCTTTGGTCCACGCCGCCGATCCGTCCGGAATCCTCCTCGTCTCCGCCACCTACGACCGCTGCTCCATGGCCCCTCCCTCCGCCGACAAGCAGGCGGGGGATTACACGACCAACTACTTCGCCTGGCATGCCGCCATCGACTACACCCACCGCCTCCCGCCACATGAGGACTCTGTAAAGCACACCGGCAACGTCGGCGTCGTCGTCGACAAGTACAATTTCATGGTCGCCGAGCTCCTGCCcgccggcgacggcgaccgcgCCAGTCTACTCTGCTATTGGTCATATGATCGTGAATGGGTGAAGAAAACTCTCCCCTTTCCCCTCAAATGCCCTTGGTCTAGTGCCCGTACCTTCTCGCACCAAGGGAAGCTCTGGTGGTTGGATCTTTCGCAAGGTCTTCTCTGCTGCGATCCTTTTGCTAAAGAGACGGAGCTCCTCTTCGTGCCATTCCCTGATGATATAGATACACACACTCGAGGCAGAGATGTCGGCAACCGTCGCTGCGTAAATCTGAGCAATGGTGCGCTGTGGTTAGCGGAGATGACTTACCACCGCCGTGCGCTGTTCGTTAAGATGTGGAAGCTGGGCACTCAAGGGCAATGGACTCCCGATTACACAGTTAAGTTTGCGGATATCTGGGCTGACAGGAGCTACAAGGAAACTGGAATACCGAAGAAGAAGCCGGCATTGGTAGCCATCAACCCTGATGATCCCGAGGTGCTTTACTTCTCTTTGGAGGGTAATCTCCTCCAAGTTAACATGTGTGCCAAAAGAGTTGAGCTGTGTGTGGCTTTCAGGCGCCCTACCACAGATTTGAAAATAGACCAGGGGTCCTCGCAGTTTATTCTCACTTGGAATCTTCCGACATCGATAGTTTCATCATCAG TAGGACGAAAGCAAGAAGAGCGGTCATCGAGGGATTCAGCTTTTGATATGATTGCAGATTCGTTCACCAATGCATGCGCTAGTGTGCTTGATGATATGGAATTTAATCAGCTGGCTATGACTGCAATTGAATACCTTAACCAGAGCCGAAAGGAAGAG AAGGTCAAGTTCAGATTGTCTGAGCGTCTCTGCCAATGTTATTTTGACGAGGAGGAGGCTAGTACTTCCCACAGAAAGCAATATATCCATATGAACTTCTATGTTCACACGGAGTCTGAAAGGCTTCCGCAGCTTGTGTTTGCGGAGTTTGTCGAAGCTAATAGGAACGATGATTGTTCCTGGGATTTGTTGTCATGCAAAACTATAACCAAGAACAGTCCTG
- the LOC123112210 gene encoding uncharacterized protein: MNRLAAAEPRRSARLQSKRARDASPPAGRSVKLVTDAETSGVKPAGESETEEGGACDAGAEFTGRQLLFLTPDERISRWRRLYKKRANMSLVFYHKSHPDRYEFTHVRLNDVFDFIEGYFAYLHMNFKARNVATGSEQIFFSELMAEMDNNDNASNGYYRVSACDIVDGNSAGKLLFFLSAGFDAITLFFILFPETLEYALFL; the protein is encoded by the exons ATGAATCGGCTGGCAGCGGCAGAACCGCGCAGGAGCGCCCGACTGCAGTCCAAGCGTGCCCGCGATGCGTCCCCGCCGGCGGGCCGTTCCGT CAAACTTGTAACTGATGCGGAAACATCAGGAGTCAAACCTGCTGGAGAGAGCGAAACAGAGGAAGGCGGTGCATGTGATGCCGGAGCAGAGTTTACTGGCCGTCAGCTACTCTTTTTGACACCAGATGAACGGATATCCCGTTGGAGGCGTCTATACAAGAAGAGAGCCAACATGTCCTTGGTTTTCTATCATAAGAGTCACCCT GATCGCTACGAGTTTACACACGTGCGCTTGAACGATGTTTTTGATTTCATCGAGGGCTACTTCGCCTATTTGCACATGAACTTCAAGGCAAGGAACGTCGCCACAGGGTCAGAGCAAATCTTCTTTTCCGAGTTGATGGCAGAAATGGATAATAACGACAATGCCTCCAATGGATATTATCGCGTCAGTGCATGCGACATTGTTGATGGTAACTCTGCTGGTAAGCTCCTTTTCTTTTTATCCGCAGGCTTTGATGCCATcacattattttttattttatttccagaAACTCTGGAATATGCATTGTTCTTGTAA
- the LOC123112205 gene encoding probable LRR receptor-like serine/threonine-protein kinase At1g67720, protein MVAPLSRVLAVLLVGLGLCVHGADALSGYQINCGAGGERVAGNVTWVPDGPFVRAGNAAAVPSPPGMPPMLASLRYFPDASARKHCYVLPAARKAKYLVRTTYYYGGFDGGEAPPVFDQIIEGTRWSEVDTAADYARGRATYFEAVVRATGRQVSVCLARNAGTAPTSSPFISALEVVPLDDSVYNSTDFSSYALSTIARHSFGHDASVLSHPDAGDQFNRYWEPYSDGSPVVESQGSVAPAALWNKPPEDVFRRGVTASRGDALELQWPPAPLPKASYYLALYFQDNRAPSPLSWRVFDVAVNGQAFFAGLNVSTAGSMLYGAAWPLSGQTKITLTPAPGSPVGPVINAAEVMMVVPLGGRTHPRDVIGMEGLARGFANPPSDWSGDPCLPVGNSWTGVSCSQGALARVTALNLTNFSVGGSISDHIANLTAISSVWLVGNNLTGPIPVMSSLHHLASLHLEDNQVTGPIPPSLGDLPRLQELFVQNNNLQGSIPIGLNRTSITFKYTPGNNLNQQ, encoded by the exons ATGGTCGCCCCGCTCTcccgagtcctcgccgtcctcctcgtcggcctcggcctctgcgTCCACGGCGCCGACGCTCTTTCAG GGTACCAGATAAACTGCGgggcgggcggcgagcgcgtggcCGGCAACGTGACATGGGTCCCGGACGGGCCGTTCGTGCGCGCCGGcaacgccgccgccgtcccgtccCCGCCGGGGATGCCGCCGATGCTCGCCTCGCTCCGCTACTTCCCGGACGCGTCGGCCAGGAAGCACTGCTACGTGCTCCCCGCGGCGAGGAAGGCCAAGTACCTGGTCCGCACCACGTACTACTACGGCGGGTTCGACGGCGGTGAGGCGCCGCCCGTGTTCGACCAGATCATCGAGGGCACGCGGTGGAGCGAGGTGGACACGGCGGCCGACTACGCCCGCGGCCGCGCCACCTACTTCGAGGCCGTCGTGCGCGCCACCGGCCGGCAGGTCAGCGTGTGCCTGGCCAGGAACGCGGGCACCGCGCCCACGTCCAGCCCCTTCATCTCCGCGCTCGAGGTGGTGCCGCTGGACGACTCCGTGTACAACTCCACCGACTTCTCCTCCTACGCCCTCAGCACCATCGCGCGCCACAGCTTCGGCCACGACGCCTCCGTCCTCAG CCATCCAGATGCAGGAGATCAGTTCAACCGGTACTGGGAGCCGTACAGCGACGGGAGCCCGGTGGTGGAGAGCCAGGGGAGCGTGGCGCCGGCGGCGCTCTGGAACAAGCCGCCGGAGGACGTGTTCCGGCGCGGAGTGACGGCCAGCCGCGGGGACGCCCTCGAGCTCCAGTGGCCGCCGGCGCCGCTGCCCAAGGCGAGCTACTACCTGGCGCTCTACTTCCAGGACAACCGGGCGCCGAGCCCGCTCAGCTGGAGAGTCTTCGACGTCGCCGTCAACGGCCAGGCCTTCTTCGCCGGCCTGAATGTCTCGACGGCGGGGTCGATGCTGTACGGCGCCGCATGGCCGCTCTCCGGGCAGACCAAGATCACGCTGACGCCCGCCCCGGGGTCACCGGTCGGGCCGGTGATCAACGCGGCGGAGGTTATGATGGTTGTTCCGCTCGGAGGGAGGACCCATCCTAGAGATG TGATCGGCATGGAGGGGCTCGCGAGAGGCTTCGCCAACCCGCCGTCGGACTGGAGCGGCGATCCTTGCTTGCCCGTGGGGAACTCCTGGACCGGTGTTTCCTGCAGCCAAGGCGCACTTGCTCGAGTAACTGCTCT CAACCTCACCAATTTCAGTGTTGGAGGGTCGATATCTGACCACATTGCTAATCTTACTGCGATCTCGAGCGT CTGGCTTGTGGGGAACAATCTGACAGGACCAATTCCAGTTATGAGCTCCCTGCATCATTTGGCATCACT GCACCTGGAGGACAACCAAGTGACAGGGCCGATTCCTCCGTCGCTGGGAGACCTTCCAAGACTTCAGGAACT GTTTGTGCAGAATAACAATTTACAGGGCAGCATTCCAATCGGCCTCAACAGAACGAGCATTACATTCAA GTATACACCTGGGAATAACCTTAACCAACAATAA
- the LOC123112209 gene encoding uncharacterized protein isoform X2: MGSPSPAPPPPPPKWIMLRRVPQVCHDLYADFSVTLAEPPRPTELVVSPHLAPDGVSADCFPLVHAADPSGILLVSATYDRCSMAPPSADKQAGDYTTNYFAWHAAIDYTHRLPPHEDSVKHTGNVGVVVDKYNFMVAELLPAGDGDRASLLCYWSYDREWVKKTLPFPLKCPWSSARTFSHQGKLWWLDLSQGLLCCDPFAKETELLFVPFPDDIDTHTRGRDVGNRRCVNLSNGALWLAEMTYHRRALFVKMWKLGTQGQWTPDYTVKFADIWADRSYKETGIPKKKPALVAINPDDPEVLYFSLEGNLLQVNMCAKRVELCVAFRRPTTDLKIDQGSSQFILTWNLPTSIVSSSGRKQEERSSRDSAFDMIADSFTNACASVLDDMEFNQLAMTAIEYLNQSRKEEKVKFRLSERLCQCYFDEEEASTSHRKQYIHMNFYVHTESERLPQLVFAEFVEANRNDDCSWDLLSCKTITKNSPGTWRTTK; this comes from the exons ATGGGATCGCCgtctccggcgccgccgccgccgccgcccaagtggATTATGCTGCGCCGCGTTCCGCAAGTGTGCCATGATCTCTACGCTGACTTCTCCGTCACGCTCGCCGAGCCCCCGCGCCCCACCGAGCTCGTCGTATCCCCGCATCTCGCCCCCGATGGCGTCTCCGCCGACTGTTTCCCTTTGGTCCACGCCGCCGATCCGTCCGGAATCCTCCTCGTCTCCGCCACCTACGACCGCTGCTCCATGGCCCCTCCCTCCGCCGACAAGCAGGCGGGGGATTACACGACCAACTACTTCGCCTGGCATGCCGCCATCGACTACACCCACCGCCTCCCGCCACATGAGGACTCTGTAAAGCACACCGGCAACGTCGGCGTCGTCGTCGACAAGTACAATTTCATGGTCGCCGAGCTCCTGCCcgccggcgacggcgaccgcgCCAGTCTACTCTGCTATTGGTCATATGATCGTGAATGGGTGAAGAAAACTCTCCCCTTTCCCCTCAAATGCCCTTGGTCTAGTGCCCGTACCTTCTCGCACCAAGGGAAGCTCTGGTGGTTGGATCTTTCGCAAGGTCTTCTCTGCTGCGATCCTTTTGCTAAAGAGACGGAGCTCCTCTTCGTGCCATTCCCTGATGATATAGATACACACACTCGAGGCAGAGATGTCGGCAACCGTCGCTGCGTAAATCTGAGCAATGGTGCGCTGTGGTTAGCGGAGATGACTTACCACCGCCGTGCGCTGTTCGTTAAGATGTGGAAGCTGGGCACTCAAGGGCAATGGACTCCCGATTACACAGTTAAGTTTGCGGATATCTGGGCTGACAGGAGCTACAAGGAAACTGGAATACCGAAGAAGAAGCCGGCATTGGTAGCCATCAACCCTGATGATCCCGAGGTGCTTTACTTCTCTTTGGAGGGTAATCTCCTCCAAGTTAACATGTGTGCCAAAAGAGTTGAGCTGTGTGTGGCTTTCAGGCGCCCTACCACAGATTTGAAAATAGACCAGGGGTCCTCGCAGTTTATTCTCACTTGGAATCTTCCGACATCGATAGTTTCATCATCAG GACGAAAGCAAGAAGAGCGGTCATCGAGGGATTCAGCTTTTGATATGATTGCAGATTCGTTCACCAATGCATGCGCTAGTGTGCTTGATGATATGGAATTTAATCAGCTGGCTATGACTGCAATTGAATACCTTAACCAGAGCCGAAAGGAAGAG AAGGTCAAGTTCAGATTGTCTGAGCGTCTCTGCCAATGTTATTTTGACGAGGAGGAGGCTAGTACTTCCCACAGAAAGCAATATATCCATATGAACTTCTATGTTCACACGGAGTCTGAAAGGCTTCCGCAGCTTGTGTTTGCGGAGTTTGTCGAAGCTAATAGGAACGATGATTGTTCCTGGGATTTGTTGTCATGCAAAACTATAACCAAGAACAGTCCTG
- the LOC123112206 gene encoding uncharacterized protein isoform X3: MGSPSPAPPPPPPKWIMLRRVPQVCHDLYADFSVTLAEPPRPTELVVSPHLAPDGVSADCFPLVHAADPSGILLVSATYDRCSMAPPSADKQAGDYTTNYFAWHAAIDYTHRLPPHEDSVKHTGNVGLVVDKYNFMVAELLPAGDGDRASLLCYWSYDREWVKKTLPFPLKCPWSSARTFSHQGKLWWLDLSQGLLCCDPFAKETELLFVPFPDDIDTHTRGRDVGNRRCVNLSNGALWLAEMTYHRRALFVKMWKLGTQGQWTPDYTVKFADIWADRSYKETGIPKKKPALVAINPDDPEVLYFSLEGNLLQVNMCAKRVELCVAFRRPTTDLKIDQGSSQFILTWNLPTSIVSSSVGRKQEERSSRDSAFDMIADSFTNACASVLDDMEFNQLAMTAIEYLNQSRKEEKVKFRLSERLCQCYFDEEEASTSHRKQYIHMNFYVHTESERLPQLVFAEFVEANRNDDCSWDLLSCKTITKNSPGTWRTTK; encoded by the exons ATGGGATCGCCgtctccggcgccgccgccgccgccgcccaagtggATTATGCTGCGCCGCGTTCCGCAAGTGTGCCATGATCTCTACGCTGACTTCTCCGTCACGCTCGCCGAGCCCCCGCGCCCCACCGAGCTCGTCGTATCCCCGCATCTCGCCCCCGATGGCGTCTCCGCCGACTGTTTCCCTTTGGTCCACGCCGCCGATCCGTCCGGAATCCTCCTCGTCTCCGCCACCTACGACCGCTGCTCCATGGCCCCTCCCTCCGCCGACAAGCAGGCGGGGGATTACACGACCAACTACTTCGCCTGGCATGCCGCCATCGACTACACCCACCGCCTCCCGCCACATGAGGACTCTGTAAAGCACACCGGCAACGTCGGCCTCGTCGTCGACAAGTACAATTTCATGGTCGCCGAGCTCCTGCCcgccggcgacggcgaccgcgCCAGTCTACTCTGCTATTGGTCATATGATCGTGAATGGGTGAAGAAAACTCTCCCCTTTCCCCTCAAATGCCCTTGGTCTAGTGCCCGTACCTTCTCGCACCAAGGGAAGCTCTGGTGGTTGGATCTTTCGCAAGGTCTTCTCTGCTGCGATCCTTTTGCTAAAGAGACGGAGCTCCTCTTCGTGCCATTCCCTGATGATATAGATACACACACTCGAGGCAGAGATGTCGGCAACCGTCGCTGCGTAAATCTGAGCAATGGTGCGCTGTGGTTAGCGGAGATGACTTACCACCGCCGTGCGCTGTTCGTTAAGATGTGGAAGCTGGGCACTCAAGGGCAATGGACTCCCGATTACACAGTTAAGTTTGCGGATATCTGGGCTGACAGGAGCTACAAGGAAACTGGAATACCGAAGAAGAAGCCGGCATTGGTAGCCATCAACCCTGATGATCCCGAGGTGCTTTACTTCTCTTTGGAGGGTAATCTCCTCCAAGTTAACATGTGTGCCAAAAGAGTTGAGCTGTGTGTGGCTTTCAGGCGCCCTACCACAGATTTGAAAATAGACCAGGGGTCCTCGCAGTTTATTCTCACTTGGAATCTTCCGACATCGATAGTTTCATCATCAG TAGGACGAAAGCAAGAAGAGCGGTCATCGAGGGATTCAGCTTTTGATATGATTGCAGATTCGTTCACCAATGCATGCGCTAGTGTGCTTGATGATATGGAATTTAATCAGCTGGCTATGACTGCAATTGAATACCTTAACCAGAGCCGAAAGGAAGAG AAGGTCAAGTTCAGATTGTCTGAGCGTCTCTGCCAATGTTATTTTGACGAGGAGGAGGCTAGTACTTCCCACAGAAAGCAATATATCCATATGAACTTCTATGTTCACACGGAGTCTGAAAGGCTTCCGCAGCTTGTGTTTGCGGAGTTTGTCGAAGCTAATAGGAACGATGATTGTTCCTGGGATTTGTTGTCATGCAAAACTATAACCAAGAACAGTCCTG GCACCTGGAGGACAACCAAGTGA
- the LOC123112206 gene encoding uncharacterized protein isoform X1, with the protein MGSPSPAPPPPPPKWIMLRRVPQVCHDLYADFSVTLAEPPRPTELVVSPHLAPDGVSADCFPLVHAADPSGILLVSATYDRCSMAPPSADKQAGDYTTNYFAWHAAIDYTHRLPPHEDSVKHTGNVGLVVDKYNFMVAELLPAGDGDRASLLCYWSYDREWVKKTLPFPLKCPWSSARTFSHQGKLWWLDLSQGLLCCDPFAKETELLFVPFPDDIDTHTRGRDVGNRRCVNLSNGALWLAEMTYHRRALFVKMWKLGTQGQWTPDYTVKFADIWADRSYKETGIPKKKPALVAINPDDPEVLYFSLEGNLLQVNMCAKRVELCVAFRRPTTDLKIDQGSSQFILTWNLPTSIVSSSVGRKQEERSSRDSAFDMIADSFTNACASVLDDMEFNQLAMTAIEYLNQSRKEEKVKFRLSERLCQCYFDEEEASTSHRKQYIHMNFYVHTESERLPQLVFAEFVEANRNDDCSWDLLSCKTITKNSPGTFYFLSIVVLILD; encoded by the exons ATGGGATCGCCgtctccggcgccgccgccgccgccgcccaagtggATTATGCTGCGCCGCGTTCCGCAAGTGTGCCATGATCTCTACGCTGACTTCTCCGTCACGCTCGCCGAGCCCCCGCGCCCCACCGAGCTCGTCGTATCCCCGCATCTCGCCCCCGATGGCGTCTCCGCCGACTGTTTCCCTTTGGTCCACGCCGCCGATCCGTCCGGAATCCTCCTCGTCTCCGCCACCTACGACCGCTGCTCCATGGCCCCTCCCTCCGCCGACAAGCAGGCGGGGGATTACACGACCAACTACTTCGCCTGGCATGCCGCCATCGACTACACCCACCGCCTCCCGCCACATGAGGACTCTGTAAAGCACACCGGCAACGTCGGCCTCGTCGTCGACAAGTACAATTTCATGGTCGCCGAGCTCCTGCCcgccggcgacggcgaccgcgCCAGTCTACTCTGCTATTGGTCATATGATCGTGAATGGGTGAAGAAAACTCTCCCCTTTCCCCTCAAATGCCCTTGGTCTAGTGCCCGTACCTTCTCGCACCAAGGGAAGCTCTGGTGGTTGGATCTTTCGCAAGGTCTTCTCTGCTGCGATCCTTTTGCTAAAGAGACGGAGCTCCTCTTCGTGCCATTCCCTGATGATATAGATACACACACTCGAGGCAGAGATGTCGGCAACCGTCGCTGCGTAAATCTGAGCAATGGTGCGCTGTGGTTAGCGGAGATGACTTACCACCGCCGTGCGCTGTTCGTTAAGATGTGGAAGCTGGGCACTCAAGGGCAATGGACTCCCGATTACACAGTTAAGTTTGCGGATATCTGGGCTGACAGGAGCTACAAGGAAACTGGAATACCGAAGAAGAAGCCGGCATTGGTAGCCATCAACCCTGATGATCCCGAGGTGCTTTACTTCTCTTTGGAGGGTAATCTCCTCCAAGTTAACATGTGTGCCAAAAGAGTTGAGCTGTGTGTGGCTTTCAGGCGCCCTACCACAGATTTGAAAATAGACCAGGGGTCCTCGCAGTTTATTCTCACTTGGAATCTTCCGACATCGATAGTTTCATCATCAG TAGGACGAAAGCAAGAAGAGCGGTCATCGAGGGATTCAGCTTTTGATATGATTGCAGATTCGTTCACCAATGCATGCGCTAGTGTGCTTGATGATATGGAATTTAATCAGCTGGCTATGACTGCAATTGAATACCTTAACCAGAGCCGAAAGGAAGAG AAGGTCAAGTTCAGATTGTCTGAGCGTCTCTGCCAATGTTATTTTGACGAGGAGGAGGCTAGTACTTCCCACAGAAAGCAATATATCCATATGAACTTCTATGTTCACACGGAGTCTGAAAGGCTTCCGCAGCTTGTGTTTGCGGAGTTTGTCGAAGCTAATAGGAACGATGATTGTTCCTGGGATTTGTTGTCATGCAAAACTATAACCAAGAACAGTCCTGGTACATTTTATTTCCTCTCAATAGTTGTTCTAATTTTGGATTAA